From the genome of Gemmatimonas phototrophica, one region includes:
- a CDS encoding type IV pilus twitching motility protein PilT gives MPQLDKVLPRLESGAATQILLETNAPIRCMTPNGLQQVSTQVLSQSQVLALVGELAGPEDRAAIVAAEGIKFTYTWNEKQWLVQQEPDASTTRIHIRPWVERESTGEPSTDQSTVRKREGDAPFGPFHSNDAAKAALEKLLRIQCSRGAADLHLRVGEPPIFRMGGDLLRLEDEAALDDQTVTAMMRSIMPDKNKKEFDTQWDTDFAHEIEGVSRFRVNVLRDRHGVASVIRTIASNTVTVEQMGISPEVQALCHLTKGLVLVTGPTGSGKSTTLCALVDLVNRTRSDHIITIEDPIEFVHQSKKCLITQRQVGVHTQSFKSALRAALREDPDIILVGELRDLETIAIALETAETGHLVFGTLHTSTAASTINRIVDQFPADRQDQIRIMLAESLKGVISQTLCKKIGGGRVAAREILLVNKAVSALIREGKTVQIPNIIQTQKKLGMETLNDALLNLVKSKTIEAEEAYVKAVEKKEMSAKLRALGHNIDNVAGEE, from the coding sequence GTGCCCCAACTCGACAAGGTCCTGCCGCGCCTGGAATCAGGCGCCGCCACACAGATTCTCCTCGAGACCAACGCGCCTATTCGCTGCATGACCCCCAATGGGTTGCAGCAGGTGAGCACGCAGGTTTTGTCGCAATCTCAGGTGCTCGCGTTGGTCGGCGAACTGGCAGGGCCGGAGGACCGCGCGGCCATTGTTGCCGCCGAGGGGATCAAGTTCACGTACACGTGGAACGAGAAGCAATGGCTGGTGCAACAGGAGCCAGACGCCTCGACGACCCGCATTCATATTCGTCCGTGGGTGGAACGCGAGAGCACGGGTGAGCCGAGCACCGATCAGAGCACTGTCCGCAAACGCGAAGGGGACGCGCCGTTTGGTCCGTTCCATTCCAATGACGCGGCCAAGGCGGCGCTCGAGAAGCTGTTGCGCATCCAGTGCTCACGCGGCGCTGCCGACCTGCACCTGCGGGTCGGAGAGCCGCCCATCTTCCGCATGGGTGGCGATCTGCTGCGTCTTGAAGACGAAGCGGCACTGGATGATCAAACCGTGACCGCCATGATGCGCTCCATCATGCCGGACAAGAACAAGAAGGAATTCGACACCCAGTGGGATACCGACTTCGCCCATGAAATCGAGGGCGTGTCGCGCTTCCGTGTGAATGTGCTGCGTGATCGGCACGGAGTGGCGTCCGTCATTCGGACGATTGCCAGCAACACGGTGACGGTGGAACAGATGGGGATCTCCCCCGAAGTGCAGGCCCTGTGCCATCTCACCAAGGGACTCGTGTTGGTGACCGGGCCCACTGGCTCCGGCAAGTCCACGACACTGTGCGCGCTGGTGGACCTCGTGAATCGGACCCGCTCCGATCACATCATCACGATCGAAGACCCCATCGAGTTCGTCCACCAGAGCAAGAAGTGCCTCATCACGCAACGGCAGGTGGGGGTGCACACGCAGTCGTTCAAGAGTGCGTTGCGGGCCGCATTGCGCGAAGATCCCGACATCATTCTCGTGGGTGAGCTGCGCGACCTGGAAACGATTGCCATTGCGCTGGAGACGGCGGAAACCGGCCACCTCGTGTTCGGGACGCTGCACACCAGCACGGCCGCCAGCACCATCAACCGTATTGTGGACCAGTTCCCCGCCGACCGGCAGGATCAGATCCGCATCATGCTGGCCGAATCGCTCAAGGGTGTCATTTCGCAGACGCTGTGCAAGAAGATTGGCGGCGGCCGCGTGGCCGCCCGCGAAATCCTGCTGGTGAACAAGGCCGTGAGCGCCCTCATTCGTGAGGGCAAGACGGTACAGATTCCCAACATCATTCAGACCCAGAAGAAGCTGGGCATGGAAACGCTCAACGACGCGCTGCTCAATCTGGTGAAGAGCAAAACGATTGAGGCCGAAGAGGCGTATGTGAAGGCCGTGGAAAAGAAGGAAATGAGCGCCAAGCTGCGCGCCCTCGGCCACAACATCGACAACGTGGCGGGCGAGGAGTAA
- a CDS encoding alkaline phosphatase family protein: MKRSIPWVPVALTLACMAGAAAPSEASTATRARPAVAPRPQPPQRPSLVVLITIDQFRADYVDRYGAQLTGGIARLARGGARFSAAHHDHAITETAPGHATLLSGRFPRSTGIMMNAIGVDDEAAPLVAGGYGSGASPTRFRGTTLVDWMTAADKRAKTLSVSMKDRGAILPVGRAKTDVYWYSIDGRFLTSTYYRKDLPSWVAQFNDRQMVAGFAGKAWNLLLPDSAYTEKDSVPIEMAGRNVTFPHVLTEDVMDAGANIRITPFMDDMVLAFALHGLQSLKLGTGPQTDLLAVSLSATDVIGHNYGPDSREMHDQVLRVDRAVGTFLDSLYKLRDSSAITVVLTSDHGVGTIPELAPPGMQPPPRRVSLASIVPALRDKLRALKVDTFAIETDVNIVLADRRAFRKQADLDSAMAFLLDQIRAVPGVARVDRFQALLADTATDVIARRWAHQFPATVNVEAVITLDPLSTWGGNIASHGSPRDYDSHVPLLFAGFGVTPGVRSQFVRTVDIAPTLAQLLGVKVLEPVDGVALPIR, from the coding sequence ATGAAGCGTTCCATACCTTGGGTGCCCGTGGCACTCACACTGGCCTGCATGGCGGGCGCCGCAGCTCCTTCCGAGGCTTCCACTGCGACGCGGGCCCGTCCCGCCGTGGCGCCTCGGCCGCAACCGCCACAGCGTCCGTCGCTGGTGGTCCTGATCACGATCGATCAGTTCCGGGCCGATTACGTGGACCGCTACGGGGCACAGCTGACCGGCGGCATTGCCCGTTTGGCGCGCGGTGGAGCCCGCTTCTCGGCCGCGCACCACGATCACGCCATAACGGAAACGGCCCCCGGCCACGCCACGCTACTCTCCGGGCGCTTTCCGCGCAGTACCGGCATCATGATGAACGCCATTGGCGTGGACGATGAGGCCGCCCCGCTGGTCGCGGGTGGGTATGGCTCCGGCGCGTCTCCCACCCGCTTTCGTGGGACCACGCTGGTGGACTGGATGACCGCGGCCGACAAGCGCGCGAAGACGCTCTCCGTGTCCATGAAGGATCGCGGCGCCATTTTGCCCGTGGGGCGCGCGAAAACTGACGTGTACTGGTACTCCATCGACGGCCGATTTCTCACCAGTACGTATTACCGCAAGGATCTCCCGTCGTGGGTCGCCCAGTTCAACGACCGCCAGATGGTGGCAGGGTTCGCGGGCAAGGCGTGGAATCTGCTGCTCCCCGACAGTGCGTACACCGAAAAGGACAGTGTCCCCATTGAAATGGCTGGACGCAACGTCACCTTCCCGCACGTCCTCACTGAGGACGTGATGGACGCGGGGGCCAATATCCGCATCACGCCGTTCATGGACGACATGGTGCTGGCCTTCGCGCTGCACGGACTCCAATCCCTCAAGCTCGGTACGGGTCCGCAGACGGATCTGCTCGCGGTATCGCTGTCGGCCACCGATGTCATTGGCCACAACTACGGCCCCGATTCGCGCGAAATGCACGATCAGGTGCTGCGCGTGGATCGCGCCGTGGGCACGTTCCTCGATTCTCTCTACAAGCTGCGCGATTCGTCGGCGATCACCGTGGTGCTCACCTCCGACCACGGCGTGGGCACCATTCCCGAATTGGCGCCGCCCGGCATGCAGCCCCCCCCGCGTCGGGTGTCTTTGGCCTCCATCGTGCCGGCGCTGCGCGACAAGCTACGCGCCCTCAAGGTGGATACCTTCGCCATTGAGACCGATGTGAACATCGTGCTCGCGGATCGGCGGGCGTTCCGCAAGCAAGCCGATCTCGACAGCGCCATGGCGTTTCTGCTGGACCAGATCCGTGCGGTCCCCGGCGTGGCTCGGGTAGACCGCTTTCAGGCGTTGCTGGCCGATACGGCCACCGACGTGATTGCACGTCGGTGGGCGCATCAGTTCCCCGCCACCGTCAATGTGGAAGCGGTCATTACGCTCGACCCGCTCTCCACCTGGGGCGGCAACATCGCGTCGCACGGGTCCCCCCGTGACTACGACTCCCACGTACCGTTGCTCTTTGCGGGCTTCGGGGTCACCCCCGGCGTGCGCTCCCAGTTTGTGCGCACGGTGGACATTGCCCCCACCCTGGCGCAGCTGCTGGGAGTCAAAGTGCTCGAACCCGTGGACGGCGTCGCGCTCCCCATCCGCTAA
- a CDS encoding alpha/beta fold hydrolase, protein MRLAKWLTVGFMLTVLLLLGYSAVAAPDRTVAELAPRWAPPPSVFRPVDGLQVHLRDEGLQADSVPVLLLHGTSSSLHTWEGWSGTLRGTRRVISVDLPGFGLTGPDPRDDYRMVRYTRFVTALLDSLQVARVDIAGNSLGGEIAWNVAARHPERVRKLVLVDPAGFAFTSASVPIGFRLARTPSLSWLFTRILPRSVVESSVKDVYGNPALVSDAMVTRYYELALRAGNRAAVQARFAQSAPGADTALIARITAPTLMLWGGRDKLIPPSEAARFQRLLPMAQLVMYPELGHVPQEEDPRRTVTDVLGFLAER, encoded by the coding sequence ATGCGCCTCGCGAAATGGTTGACCGTTGGCTTCATGCTGACCGTGCTGTTGCTGCTCGGCTACTCGGCCGTTGCGGCCCCCGACAGGACGGTGGCCGAATTGGCCCCCCGCTGGGCACCGCCGCCGTCGGTGTTCCGCCCGGTTGACGGGCTGCAGGTGCACCTGCGCGACGAAGGCCTCCAGGCCGATAGCGTGCCCGTTCTGCTGCTGCATGGCACGTCGTCGAGTCTGCATACGTGGGAGGGATGGTCGGGCACGCTGCGAGGAACCCGAAGGGTCATTTCGGTAGACCTCCCCGGATTCGGGCTGACCGGCCCCGACCCGCGCGATGACTATCGTATGGTGCGCTACACCCGCTTCGTGACGGCGCTGCTCGATTCCCTGCAGGTCGCGCGGGTAGATATCGCGGGCAATTCGCTGGGGGGAGAGATTGCCTGGAACGTGGCGGCGCGACACCCGGAGCGAGTGCGGAAGCTGGTGCTGGTGGATCCTGCCGGCTTTGCCTTCACGTCCGCCTCGGTACCGATTGGCTTTCGGCTGGCCCGCACACCGTCGCTCTCGTGGCTGTTCACCCGCATTCTCCCGCGCAGCGTGGTGGAGTCGAGCGTGAAGGATGTGTACGGCAATCCGGCGCTGGTCTCCGACGCGATGGTGACGCGGTACTACGAACTCGCGCTGCGTGCCGGCAACCGGGCCGCCGTGCAGGCGCGCTTTGCCCAATCCGCGCCGGGCGCTGATACCGCCCTGATTGCCCGCATTACGGCGCCCACGCTCATGTTGTGGGGGGGGCGAGACAAGCTCATTCCACCATCGGAGGCCGCACGCTTTCAGCGGCTGTTGCCCATGGCTCAACTGGTCATGTATCCCGAACTTGGCCACGTACCACAGGAAGAAGACCCGCGGCGCACCGTGACCGATGTGCTGGGGTTTCTGGCGGAGCGCTGA
- a CDS encoding RNA polymerase sigma factor produces MTVDSEAPRTGASWYPGDAGLATESTSAVAEASSVMTLLTDPQGFRSAAAALTAVLLRKYGTGQWDTVEDAVQDAFVAAARTWPVSGAPTVPLAWLTRVAHRRYLDRLRAGRRLVADDGQADQVASPEPDDTANETPLGDDQLRLLFMCCHPALSADSRVALTLKCVAQLSVPEIARLLRAEESAVAQRLVRAKRTLRDARASFVVPSAAEVPIRLDDVLTVCYALFAEGHLATGGDLLVRGDLCQEALRLVTILTQWPETAQPHTHALLALLCFTAARLPARADGDDVVSLREQDRSRWDARLIARGVRALDASASGAQFTRYHAEAEIAAAHSLSRSWTDTPWAVIVAAYDRLLTIAPSPMARLSRLVALAECGEVAQALDALEADATMFAHWPEWHAVHGTLRARAGEYHRAVDAFNAALALPASVPVRRYWTRQREAALAAGARG; encoded by the coding sequence GTGACCGTGGATTCGGAAGCACCGCGTACCGGCGCGTCCTGGTATCCAGGTGACGCAGGGTTGGCCACGGAATCGACATCCGCCGTGGCCGAGGCGTCCAGCGTGATGACATTGCTGACCGATCCGCAGGGATTCCGGAGTGCGGCGGCGGCGCTGACCGCCGTGCTGCTGCGAAAGTACGGCACCGGACAGTGGGACACCGTAGAAGATGCGGTGCAGGACGCCTTTGTGGCGGCGGCCCGTACGTGGCCGGTCTCCGGGGCCCCAACCGTACCACTGGCCTGGCTAACCCGGGTAGCTCACCGCCGCTACCTCGATCGCCTCCGGGCAGGGCGACGGCTGGTGGCAGACGATGGGCAGGCCGACCAGGTCGCGTCTCCGGAACCGGATGACACCGCGAACGAGACCCCGCTGGGGGACGACCAGCTCCGGCTCCTGTTTATGTGCTGCCATCCCGCACTCTCGGCGGACTCACGCGTCGCGCTGACCCTCAAGTGCGTGGCGCAGTTGAGCGTTCCGGAAATTGCGCGCTTGCTGCGTGCGGAGGAGTCGGCCGTGGCCCAACGGCTCGTGCGCGCCAAGCGCACCCTACGCGACGCGCGGGCGTCGTTCGTGGTCCCCAGCGCTGCCGAGGTCCCGATCCGTTTGGACGATGTGCTGACGGTGTGCTACGCGCTCTTTGCCGAGGGGCACCTGGCCACCGGTGGAGATCTGCTGGTGCGTGGGGACCTGTGTCAGGAAGCGCTGCGACTGGTGACGATCCTGACCCAGTGGCCGGAGACGGCGCAGCCGCACACGCACGCGCTGCTCGCGCTGCTCTGTTTTACCGCCGCGCGACTGCCGGCCCGCGCCGATGGTGACGACGTGGTATCGTTGCGGGAGCAAGATCGGTCGCGCTGGGACGCACGGCTCATTGCTCGTGGCGTGCGGGCGCTCGATGCCTCGGCCAGCGGCGCGCAATTCACGCGCTATCATGCGGAGGCGGAAATCGCCGCCGCGCACTCGCTGTCGCGTTCGTGGACCGACACCCCGTGGGCCGTCATTGTGGCGGCGTACGACAGACTGCTTACTATCGCCCCCTCTCCAATGGCCCGTCTGTCCCGACTCGTGGCGCTCGCCGAATGTGGTGAGGTGGCGCAGGCGCTGGACGCGCTGGAGGCCGACGCCACGATGTTTGCCCACTGGCCGGAGTGGCATGCCGTGCATGGGACGCTGCGCGCGCGAGCGGGGGAGTACCACCGAGCCGTAGACGCATTCAATGCCGCACTGGCCTTGCCCGCATCGGTTCCGGTGCGGCGCTACTGGACACGCCAGCGTGAGGCGGCATTGGCCGCGGGGGCGCGCGGATGA
- a CDS encoding DUF3429 domain-containing protein codes for MPNSPSPMPSRALWLICLSGLIPFLVCLALVYGRGEYAEAAKVVFLMYTGLTLSFLGGARWGAELVRAPDTPSLPRLILSAMPSIVGLMAMVPQVPLLAGYGMVVASSVLQLAWDRSASQSGLLPSWNGRIRTVMSVLGLLCTMAMIPALL; via the coding sequence ATGCCCAATTCTCCGTCCCCGATGCCCTCCCGTGCGCTCTGGCTGATCTGCCTCTCCGGGCTGATCCCGTTTCTCGTCTGCCTCGCACTGGTATACGGCAGGGGTGAGTACGCCGAAGCGGCCAAGGTGGTGTTCCTCATGTACACCGGGCTCACCCTCAGCTTTCTGGGTGGCGCGCGGTGGGGAGCGGAACTCGTGCGAGCGCCGGACACCCCCAGCTTGCCACGGCTCATCCTTTCGGCCATGCCATCCATCGTCGGCCTGATGGCCATGGTGCCACAGGTCCCTCTGCTGGCCGGCTACGGCATGGTGGTCGCGTCGAGCGTGCTGCAGCTCGCCTGGGACCGGTCGGCCTCGCAGAGCGGGCTCCTGCCGTCGTGGAACGGGCGCATACGCACGGTCATGAGCGTTCTGGGATTACTGTGCACGATGGCAATGATCCCGGCACTGCTTTGA
- a CDS encoding DUF4334 domain-containing protein, whose product MQATTRGTSTADALARFDELPPVACAELYGHWRGRGLPTGHFMDGLLESYAWHGKSFVSDEEVHPLVFLRGGARVSVDPWRIPLGLARWPWLSQSTVAGWLFRLGLPLLTTRAPRARLRAMIVRGVVTATMVYDHLPIMDSFRRVDDRTLLGLMDMRDAPPFFFVLEFEGVVDAAAGAA is encoded by the coding sequence ATGCAGGCCACGACGCGTGGCACGTCCACTGCCGACGCGCTGGCGCGTTTTGACGAACTGCCGCCTGTTGCCTGTGCGGAGCTGTACGGGCATTGGCGCGGACGCGGTCTGCCAACCGGTCATTTCATGGATGGCCTGCTCGAGTCGTATGCGTGGCACGGCAAGAGTTTTGTTTCCGACGAAGAGGTGCATCCGCTGGTGTTTCTCCGCGGTGGTGCGCGAGTGTCGGTGGATCCGTGGCGTATCCCCCTCGGCCTTGCCCGCTGGCCCTGGCTGTCGCAGAGCACGGTGGCCGGCTGGCTATTCCGCCTTGGACTGCCGCTGCTGACCACACGAGCGCCGCGCGCCCGCCTGCGGGCCATGATTGTGCGCGGTGTGGTTACCGCAACCATGGTGTACGATCACTTGCCCATCATGGACAGCTTTCGGCGCGTAGACGATCGCACGTTGCTGGGGCTCATGGATATGCGTGACGCGCCGCCGTTCTTTTTTGTGCTGGAGTTCGAGGGCGTGGTCGACGCCGCTGCGGGGGCGGCATAG
- a CDS encoding pyridoxal phosphate-dependent aminotransferase, whose product MPSTATRLSVFTESVIRGTTRLANQHGAINLSQGFPDFDPPEVLLEGLERATRGPFHQYAVTWGAPRFRQALAKKISHFTKLDVDPDQHLVVTCGSTEAMMVAMMTACNPGDKVIVFSPFYENYAADAILSGAEPIYVPLHPPGFGFDEDDLAKAFAQQPKAIVICNPSNPSGKVFTRDELLTILKYAEQYDTWVITDEPYEHIIYAPHEHVYFNTLPGAFERTITCNSLSKTYSITGWRLGYVHAPAGVINQAKKVHDFLTVGAAAPLMEAAVGALELPSSYYEGLTQLYTAKRELFLDILRSTRLPFTEPQGAYYVMVDISALGFADDTKASEWLIKEVGVAGVPGSSFFREPVKHLIRFHFAKREETLRAAGERLGLLTVRANAGR is encoded by the coding sequence ATGCCATCCACAGCCACACGCCTGTCCGTCTTTACGGAATCCGTCATTCGCGGCACCACTCGGCTCGCGAATCAGCATGGTGCCATCAATCTCTCGCAGGGCTTCCCCGACTTCGACCCGCCGGAGGTCCTGCTGGAAGGGCTGGAGCGAGCGACTCGCGGACCGTTTCATCAGTACGCCGTCACCTGGGGAGCACCACGCTTCCGTCAGGCGCTGGCCAAAAAGATCAGCCACTTCACGAAGCTGGATGTCGATCCCGACCAGCACCTCGTCGTGACGTGCGGCAGCACCGAAGCGATGATGGTGGCCATGATGACGGCCTGCAATCCAGGCGACAAGGTCATCGTCTTCTCACCGTTCTACGAGAACTATGCGGCCGATGCCATCCTGTCCGGCGCCGAGCCCATTTATGTGCCGCTGCATCCGCCGGGCTTCGGCTTTGACGAAGACGATCTGGCCAAGGCCTTCGCGCAGCAGCCCAAAGCGATCGTCATCTGCAATCCGTCCAATCCCAGCGGGAAGGTCTTCACGCGCGACGAACTGCTCACCATTCTCAAGTACGCCGAGCAGTACGACACGTGGGTGATTACCGATGAGCCCTACGAGCATATCATTTACGCGCCGCACGAGCATGTGTACTTCAATACGCTCCCCGGCGCCTTTGAGCGCACGATCACCTGCAACTCGCTGTCCAAAACATACTCCATTACGGGATGGCGCCTGGGCTACGTGCACGCGCCGGCCGGAGTGATCAACCAGGCCAAGAAGGTTCATGATTTTCTTACCGTGGGTGCCGCTGCCCCGCTCATGGAAGCGGCGGTAGGCGCGCTGGAGCTCCCGTCCTCGTACTACGAAGGACTGACGCAGCTCTACACCGCCAAGCGCGAACTCTTTCTGGATATTCTGCGCTCAACCAGGTTGCCATTTACCGAGCCGCAGGGCGCGTACTACGTGATGGTGGATATCAGCGCGCTGGGCTTTGCCGACGACACCAAGGCCAGTGAATGGCTCATCAAGGAGGTGGGCGTGGCTGGCGTCCCCGGCTCCAGCTTCTTCCGTGAACCGGTCAAGCATCTCATTCGCTTCCACTTCGCCAAGCGTGAAGAAACACTGCGCGCCGCTGGAGAGCGGTTGGGCTTACTCACCGTTCGGGCGAACGCCGGGCGCTAA
- a CDS encoding YciI family protein has translation MSMFMLLLSDNPSDYAELSPAELQAIVARYSAWAQELGAQGKLRGGEKLRDEGGKIVRREGGALVVRDGPYAELREIVSGYFLIDAADYDEAVAIARSCPHADSSGHIAVREIEVTGGA, from the coding sequence ATGTCCATGTTCATGCTGCTGTTGTCTGACAATCCCAGCGACTACGCCGAACTGTCGCCCGCCGAGCTGCAGGCAATCGTGGCCCGCTATTCGGCTTGGGCGCAAGAGCTGGGCGCGCAGGGGAAGCTGCGTGGCGGGGAGAAATTGCGCGACGAAGGCGGGAAAATCGTGCGCCGAGAAGGCGGCGCGCTGGTGGTGCGCGATGGCCCGTACGCCGAACTGCGCGAAATCGTGTCCGGCTACTTCCTGATCGACGCCGCCGACTATGACGAAGCCGTGGCCATTGCCCGGTCGTGCCCACATGCCGACTCCAGTGGGCACATTGCGGTGCGGGAAATCGAGGTCACGGGCGGCGCCTGA
- a CDS encoding DUF4956 domain-containing protein, with the protein MSRSNGSRRLLEHGTDASLVERVVMSVGSWRNTPATRVILRCLVYYTVLVGGTALLVLRGARWLPPSLEALMGLGAETAPTATSFRDLANAAPTSGLDEATLALTVGVAMAAAALLSLPVAWIYLLTRAKRGYQQSVVQLLVVLPTVVAGIVLLVKYSLALAFSLAGIVAAVRFRNSLDDSKDAVYVFLATAIGLSSAVNLPVAAVLSMGFNVLALALWYTDFGSAPMELDGRLAERKLARAKQMSRTGTFVARMDDEVLKNMTTEQLEGLADRAWRRAKANNMTTEMPVVVEERTLRLTTSNANGLRRVLEPRLSEFTKTWRFGGMQVGDELTVLEYRVQLRKKSGPDELLSLVRAAGASQLTSAEID; encoded by the coding sequence GTGAGCCGGTCGAATGGCTCACGCCGCCTTCTCGAACATGGAACTGATGCGTCACTCGTGGAGCGTGTGGTCATGAGCGTGGGCAGCTGGCGCAATACACCGGCTACCCGCGTCATCCTGCGTTGTCTGGTCTACTACACCGTACTGGTGGGTGGCACGGCGCTGCTGGTGCTGCGCGGGGCTCGCTGGCTGCCACCGTCGCTGGAGGCGCTCATGGGGCTGGGCGCCGAGACGGCACCCACGGCGACCTCGTTCCGAGACCTCGCGAACGCGGCGCCCACTTCGGGACTCGACGAAGCCACGCTGGCGCTCACCGTGGGGGTCGCCATGGCGGCGGCGGCCCTGCTGTCGCTGCCGGTGGCCTGGATCTATCTGCTCACGCGCGCCAAGCGCGGGTATCAGCAGTCGGTCGTGCAGCTGCTGGTGGTGCTCCCCACCGTCGTTGCGGGCATCGTGTTGCTGGTGAAATACTCGCTGGCACTGGCCTTCTCACTGGCTGGCATTGTAGCGGCGGTGCGATTCCGCAATTCGCTCGATGATTCCAAGGACGCCGTCTATGTGTTTCTCGCCACCGCCATTGGGCTGTCGTCGGCAGTGAACCTGCCGGTGGCGGCCGTATTGTCGATGGGATTCAACGTGCTCGCGCTCGCGCTGTGGTACACCGACTTTGGCAGCGCACCCATGGAGCTCGATGGGCGTCTGGCGGAGCGCAAGTTGGCCCGCGCCAAGCAGATGTCGCGCACCGGCACCTTTGTGGCGCGCATGGATGATGAGGTGCTCAAGAACATGACCACGGAGCAGCTGGAGGGGCTGGCCGATCGGGCCTGGCGCCGTGCGAAAGCCAACAACATGACCACCGAAATGCCGGTGGTGGTGGAAGAGCGTACGCTGCGATTGACCACCTCCAATGCCAACGGTCTCCGGCGGGTCCTCGAGCCTCGCCTTTCGGAGTTCACCAAGACCTGGCGCTTTGGGGGGATGCAGGTGGGTGATGAACTGACCGTCCTCGAGTATCGTGTACAGTTGCGCAAGAAATCCGGACCGGATGAACTGCTGTCGCTGGTCCGTGCCGCTGGTGCGTCACAGCTTACGTCTGCCGAAATTGACTGA
- a CDS encoding DUF4184 family protein translates to MPATLLAHQTLVLPLKMKWPRHFSGLALCLGSMAPDLEFIFRLADDWIFSHTVSAQLWFTVPLVLVLHRLLTRIVFPVLLPYVRDVSWLRLHDLAALEPARGLADWGRVAVSAWIGGMSHVVLDGITHGNHSGWLVPWFPFLRTPVPHLGSTAPLHDALQLWLTIGFGIACALMWRRIAAQRLLWRWKNVAPQQLPKRPRTHGIQVLRVLTVCAGVGVLLGASQPAHAPKATAAALAFGAIDVAALGALLISLWLRQRKAV, encoded by the coding sequence GTGCCCGCTACCCTGCTTGCGCACCAGACCCTCGTCTTGCCGCTCAAGATGAAGTGGCCACGCCATTTCTCCGGGCTGGCGCTTTGCCTGGGGAGTATGGCGCCAGATCTGGAGTTCATCTTCCGACTGGCCGACGACTGGATCTTCAGTCACACGGTATCGGCCCAGCTCTGGTTTACGGTACCGTTGGTTCTGGTGCTGCATCGGCTCCTGACCCGGATCGTGTTCCCGGTGCTGCTCCCCTACGTCCGAGACGTCTCATGGTTGCGGCTCCATGATCTCGCCGCCCTTGAGCCCGCACGAGGCCTGGCTGATTGGGGGCGCGTGGCCGTGTCTGCCTGGATCGGGGGAATGTCGCACGTGGTCCTCGATGGCATTACCCACGGCAATCATTCCGGGTGGCTGGTGCCGTGGTTTCCCTTTCTGCGCACCCCGGTTCCCCACCTAGGCAGCACCGCACCGTTGCACGACGCCCTGCAACTCTGGCTCACCATCGGCTTCGGGATCGCCTGTGCGCTGATGTGGCGCCGCATTGCCGCTCAACGGCTCCTGTGGCGCTGGAAAAACGTGGCGCCCCAGCAGCTCCCCAAACGCCCCCGGACCCACGGCATCCAGGTTCTGCGGGTGCTCACCGTATGTGCCGGCGTCGGCGTCCTCCTGGGGGCCAGCCAGCCGGCCCACGCACCCAAAGCCACCGCGGCGGCGCTGGCGTTTGGGGCCATAGACGTCGCCGCACTGGGAGCGTTGCTGATCAGCCTGTGGCTAAGGCAGAGAAAGGCAGTGTAA